The nucleotide window GGACGACAAGATCGAATCACTTACCTGCTCGCCAGTATCCATGTTCTTTCCGACTTTGACCTTGCCCATACTGCCTGCTCCCAGTGTTTTACCCAAAGCCCATTGACCCGACGGGGTTGTGATCATCGTGCGACGCTTTGTTTGTACGGAGTTGGTCGGGTGCAGGTGGGCGCCGGCAGCAGCCTGCGAATGTCCCGCAACACCCTCCGCCATGACGGGCCCCGCGGTAGCCATGTCAATGCTATCCCGTTGATGACCGTGTGCCGACAAATTCCGGTGCTGTTTGTGTGAAGATTGTTCCGAGCGgtaggaggtggaggggcgCTCCTGTGAACGCTCCCTGGAGGAGTCCCGACGGAACGGAACGGGTTGGGCACCCCTGGAGGCTTCAAAATCGCGACGGGCTATGTGGTCGAAGACGGCTTGATTCGAGGGAGGGCGACGATCATAGGACTGAGATTTGGAGTAGGAATGGGAATAGCGATTCTgcgagtgatgatgatgatgatggtgatgctgcgGAGATGGCTGGGAGGCAGTCGCGGGACGGACCGCGACACTTCGGGTTCGGTGAGGGAGATCAGACGAGGGAGGACgatgggaagaggagcgaGAGGAGATGGACTGGCTTCGGACGACGGAGGGTGACGCAgtgggaggagcagcagtggACATCACGATGGGCACGAAATTGACGAGAAGTTCCGAGCCAACCACGATTCAGCGCGCTTCATCCACCCTAAGATCGCTTGGTGatcgaggaggggagggtttcGCGTGAGGGCGGGATGCAGCCCAAAGGGAGGCCAGAAGACCGGTCGGGGAGCAAGTGGGATCGAGTGGGGGAGATGGCGTTGGCTGACGGAGCAACTTTGAGGGAAGCGACAGCCTGCGTGGGTACGTCCAGTCTCCAGCGAAACGGCTTGACACACTCCTCCCCCATGTATTTTTGGAAGGTCTAGAAATtagggggagaggggggggtggTGAGATGTGGGTTGGTGTGAGGGGAGGAGTagcagtagatagtagtagaagaaggGACGGGGCACCACTACTAGCGGAGCtgatggggggagggaaatagGAGAAAGGAGTGAATAGATACCACCCACAATAGAGTGAGTAAGTAAaacaaaataaaaaaagagtgAAAGGGGCGGGGGGTAAGGAAAATAAGGGAAATGAAAAATGGACAAGAGGAGTTTGCGAAGTGCAGAAaagagacaagacaagagaaATGTGGGAACGGACTGGgtgtagtactactagtactactattacttaGTACTGAGTACTGAGTGTTTGTTGGATTGACGCTGGGATTGCGGCTGGCAGCTGCGGAGAAAGCCAGaaaccagaccagaccaggaCCGGACAAGCCCAGCCAGGAATCAGCCAGGAATAGCAGTTCCCGGAAGACACACTAGAAAAGAGGGGATATCCCGAATAATGTCTCTGATCTCCGCTGCACTCTGCTAGGCCAAGAATGTGTGAAGGGAAATGAAGGGTCTTGCTTGGCTTgcttatttttaaagataaaaatgCACGAcgtactttttcttcttcaggttGAAGAGTGAATGGAGAATTGGAGAGTAAAGTAGATAAttaaagagagagaaggaggagggtgagagtCCGTCCGTGAGAGTCAAGAGcgggagggtgaggaaaTGATGCCCATGCGACCTTCTCTCGTatttgcttgctgctgcatggATTCTGGCGGAATCACCAGGGCGATTGCATCGAGTTACGCAGGGGAAATGGAAACTGCAATTTCCATCCACTTATCTTCATCtgaaaaaatatttatcgTTACCTTACTTCTTGTTCTGTTCCTCTCACttactcttttctttcccttcatttTCTCTATCGACGGGGATTCCATTCctgtctgcttcttcccccttctcctcccggTAGAAATTAGACAGCTGCATGCACGTTCTCAATCCGAgattactatattactatattgaATCGCATAGTGGTTGCCTCCCGGGCAATAGTCTGCTTCCATagtcctttcccctctccatcaatCTCACCTCACCCTGGACCCTGACAACtactccttctcctccgaccgCCGGTGGAACGAGACCATTTGATACGTCGGACTTTCGGTGTTTTGGGCACGGATGGGCATGATCACCTGGCCGAGggactcatcatcatcaccatcatttcTGGGTCCCTGACAATTTCAACCTGCTGGACGGTCCAAATTAAGTTGGTCGGATGAGTCCAGATTTATCTGCCAAGCACGTTCGGTCGCAGAAGTGGACATCAGATGCCCTCGTTCTGTTTTCGGATGCTGATGTTGGATCTGTCATCCGCCCCCGTGGCCCATCACTCTCAATCTCGCGTTTAGTCCGAGAACAGCCAGACTAGTAACTTACTTAGTACGTAGTACCCCCCGTAGCACTAACAATATATATTGTTGGGGTCTCTTCAAATACTACTGATTAATTAGTTGTCCAGCTGAACAAGACCAACACACGTAGCCTGAAATCATATCATCTCTCCCAGATCTGTTGACACATCACATGCTTCACAACAATGGAGGAATAGAGTGTGATACACATAAACATTAAATCCGGCCAGGTGCTTAAAGGTACTTACTTTTGAGGTACTGCTGCAGTTACTGTTTCCAGCCACATAGAAACGTGGCGGTGCACGCGCCTTTTCCATGTCCGCCTTGTCACATGTCTTCCGCCCGCGGCCTCTTGTCATGCAccgttcatcatcatcagtgtCTGCTTGTTTCCGCTTCCTTCCATGTCACCATTCTAGTGCTCTTCCATTCGTTCACTCACCAGGTGGATAACCAAATATACAAGTAGTGGTAAGGCCACTTCATCCACGTAGGATCTACAATACAGACACTGATGATATGTCGACGTCAGAAACAGCCATGCTGCATCCTTGAGCTGCACCTTCACCATGGCCAGTAAAAGGAGCCGCGCCGCCTTCGAGGCAGACTTGCAGGCCCGCCAGTCTCCCTACGCGTTATACGGAACCCCATTGCCCCCATTGGACGATAGCGTACGAGACGACGGATCATATGCGCCCATCTGGAAGCAGGAGGTGACCGATGACCGGGGAAGGAAACGCCTACACGGTGCCTTCACCGGTGGATTCAGTGCCGGGTGAGCTCACGATTCATCAATAGCGTTGGACAGCACACTAAAGGTGGCCCATCTTCAGGTACTTCAACACCGTCGGGTCGAAGGAAGGATGGACTCCAGCAACCTTTGTGTCTTCGCGCCAGAACCGCGCCAAGGATGTTCGACAGCAGCGACCAGAAGATTtcatggatgaggaggatgttcgGGAAGCGGAAGAGTCCAAGAGACTGCAAACCGCCGATGAGTACTCCGGCTTCGGCTCTACAGATGCCGAATTGACGCGCCGCGGAGGGTTGATGGACCTCCTGAAAACGAGCGGAGAAACTATGGGGGTGAAACTactgaagaggatgggatggcgAGAAGGCCAGGGAATTGGGCCCAAGGTGCGGCGTAGAGCTGACCTCGGGGACGGTATGTTGCAACGTGATGGAGGAGCCGAACAAACATACCTCTTCGCGCCCGAAAACCCGCCAATGGTTGCTTTCATCCATAAGACCGATCATAAGGGCCTTGGATTTGAAGGAGAGGCCCGCCTAGACGCTCGGCAAACCAAAGCGAACGAgtccgacgacgaggataaTGATTCGTTCTTCGGAAAGCGGCTAATGGCTCCGGGGAAGCCGAAGCAGCCCAAGGCGAAAGAACCACGACGCGGGGCGTTTGGCGTCGGTGTGCTGAATGATACTGGctcggatgatgaggatccTTATTCCTTAGGCCCACAGATATCTTACAACCGAGTGATCGGAggggacaagaagaagaaaaagaaagcaaaaccTGCCGAGGATGCGAGACTACTCTCCAGTTCGTCAAACCCGCTTATTGGCAGCAAACCCGTATACATACCAAAAAGGGTCATTGCCGCCAAGGGCGCCGCCGGTTTTCGAAAGTGTTCTGATGGCCGTTTGCCTCTGGAAGGATTCTTGCTCGCGGATGGCATTTCAAGCCTCTCAATATCCTCGCACGAGAAGAAGTATGCGCCACCGGAGATCCCCAAGGATTGGAAATCCAGCAAAGCACCGACACAGGAAAGGGATGTTTCAAACTACGTTTCTACGGCGGAGGCAGCTAAAGCTTCGTCAATGGATCCCACCGCAAGAGCCGCGCTCTTGGGAGAAGCACAACTCCCCGGAAAGTCCATATTCGATTGGATGACTCCCGAAGCTCGGGAAAGGATCGTGAAGCTTACGGGCAAGACCGATCTGCCGCCGGCTCTTGGTGAAAAGGCCCCTAAAGGCTACGAGCTCTCAGAGGCGGAGAAGCGCAAGGATTTGTGGGATCTCGTACCCAAATTGGATAAGCAGGTAGCCGTTCAGGCACTCACACGAGCAGCCAGTGGTTGGATGCCGTATGCAGAAGATCTAAGCAAACGGGACCGCTATCGAACATTTCTCCAAGTACGAGCTGGACTCCGTGACAGCCTTCCGGACCGGGTCCCCGGATCTACTACAGATGAATGGGCAGCGGAACTACACGAATTTGCGCGAGCGGCGGAGGTCTTTAAGCCCATGTCTGGACTCATGGCATCGCGATTCACCTCTGCCAGTTCTGGACCCAAAGAGTCATCCGACAAGTCTGACGGGTCTCCTTCGGCGGAGCCTCTGCTTAGCAAGCCCGCAGCCAAACCAGAGGACCCTGCAGTGGAGGCAGCGAAAATTGGCATGTTTGGCCCTATGACTCGAAGTAGCATCTCTTTCTACCCGACGCGTCTCTTGTGCAAGCGATTCAATGTTCGGCCCCCCGAGCATGTCCAAATGGATCCTGGTGCGCCATCGGGACGCGCTGAAGCCCCCGTCTCCGGGAGCCGGTTCCAATCGGCAGGTTACCAGACCGCTTCCGGGCCGAAAGAGTTAGTTTCACGGGATGTTATGAACCAACTCATGCTTGAGGCTGGCGGTGGATCTCTGGCAGCTGCAGACGCGGCCTCGCCGACGTCATCAGGGCCAGCGGGGAGTCGGGCACCGGTGGTGGTCGAGCCAGAGCGAAACGAAGCATTAGAAGCGGAGCGGCCGGGCGAGGCGGTGTTCAAGGCGATCTTTggcagcgatgatgaagatgaggatgaggaaatGAGCTGATTGATATATTGGGGGGGATCCTGGACCTGTACAGCTAGATAGACACCCAGTCTTCGTATTTCCTGCAGGCAAAGCCAATATTGACTTTGAAACGTAATGATCGTCTGAGGATATTTGCAAAGTCCCACTCCTTCCACGTACCCGACCGCTTAAAGTTTTCTTTGGTTGATaaaaaccaaaaagaaaaaggagatCCACCTGACAATGGATgcataaaaaaagaaaaaattaatatgCAGTAGATTCTCAATCAGAGTAGAATAAttgtttatttcttttttcttttttctctcttttctattCAATCTCTTTCCCAGTGGAGGACTGGAACTGTGACATCCGATACAAGTGAAGCCGGAAGAGAAAGCCGCCTTTGCaacttccctcctccccccaaatttctccctctccaactctcCAACTCGCAAAAGAACGGTCTGGACAAGACCTGCACAGGGTGACACCGCAGGAAACGTTGCGGAGCGAGTGATCAGTTGGCAATATCAACTAGGCTCCGCGCTTAAAGTTCTCTGCTTTTGCTTAacacgaagaagaggacggcGAACCCTCCAGTCAACCTTGGGCTGATCCCCTCACGTCGGTGCGCCGTCATCGTcatatcctcctcttcttcccccgctGGTTGGTTCCTTTTATTTACCTCAGCACTGGTCGATCAGCAGTACTTTTTTattgcttttctctcctcAGATTATTGTCACCgtatttctctctctctctctcttttacacactctctttctctttcttccactcTGTGCCTCTGCATCGTGGCTGGTCAGGCCATTGCGCTGCAGCTCTCCGCATCGCCGCCACCACTCAGCAACTGGGTTTCCACCGCTTCGGGTCATACGACCGATTGCGATAACTGGATGGGAGGATCCTCCATTTATGATAGGAACGGCTCATTAGACTAGGCTGGTCTAATAAGCTCTCCCCCGCCGGCATCGTGAACCACATCTTCTaaccccccctccatccccctcctcatctgGTCATCTCCAACTGCGTTCCTGCAGTGACTTTCCCTGACCACTGACCCCCGTCGGTTCTGGCGACTGGTTGTCTTTGGCTGATGGAGCTTGAGCTTGTTTCTTCAACATGGTGAGTCTTAGAACCACCCTTCTGTTCTCCTTGATTTCTCCATGTCCGCACCCTATACATTTTCCCGATGCGGAGTCGTATGCCAACCCGTCCTGTTATCCGTCATCTCAAAAGTCCATTCTCTGCAGCcaaccctctcctctctcttccacctAGTCCTTGTACATGACATTCCGGGTTTCAAATTCTCACTATCTTTGAAAACTATAgggttgttgcttt belongs to Aspergillus luchuensis IFO 4308 DNA, chromosome 3, nearly complete sequence and includes:
- a CDS encoding putative G-patch domain protein (COG:A;~EggNog:ENOG410PHY6;~InterPro:IPR011666,IPR000467,IPR035960;~PFAM:PF07713,PF01585;~go_function: GO:0003676 - nucleic acid binding [Evidence IEA];~go_process: GO:0006397 - mRNA processing [Evidence IEA]); translation: MASKRSRAAFEADLQARQSPYALYGTPLPPLDDSVRDDGSYAPIWKQEVTDDRGRKRLHGAFTGGFSAGYFNTVGSKEGWTPATFVSSRQNRAKDVRQQRPEDFMDEEDVREAEESKRLQTADEYSGFGSTDAELTRRGGLMDLLKTSGETMGVKLLKRMGWREGQGIGPKVRRRADLGDGMLQRDGGAEQTYLFAPENPPMVAFIHKTDHKGLGFEGEARLDARQTKANESDDEDNDSFFGKRLMAPGKPKQPKAKEPRRGAFGVGVLNDTGSDDEDPYSLGPQISYNRVIGGDKKKKKKAKPAEDARLLSSSSNPLIGSKPVYIPKRVIAAKGAAGFRKCSDGRLPLEGFLLADGISSLSISSHEKKYAPPEIPKDWKSSKAPTQERDVSNYVSTAEAAKASSMDPTARAALLGEAQLPGKSIFDWMTPEARERIVKLTGKTDLPPALGEKAPKGYELSEAEKRKDLWDLVPKLDKQVAVQALTRAASGWMPYAEDLSKRDRYRTFLQVRAGLRDSLPDRVPGSTTDEWAAELHEFARAAEVFKPMSGLMASRFTSASSGPKESSDKSDGSPSAEPLLSKPAAKPEDPAVEAAKIGMFGPMTRSSISFYPTRLLCKRFNVRPPEHVQMDPGAPSGRAEAPVSGSRFQSAGYQTASGPKELVSRDVMNQLMLEAGGGSLAAADAASPTSSGPAGSRAPVVVEPERNEALEAERPGEAVFKAIFGSDDEDEDEEMS